The Prosthecochloris marina genome window below encodes:
- the ftsY gene encoding signal recognition particle-docking protein FtsY, with the protein MGFFDKLKLSRLKEGLTKTRESIRENISRITQGRTDIDEEFLEELENILIAADVGVETTLSIVDRITEKAEKETYHSEDELNGMLMRVMEEMLLDTSESHPVDFDAALPAKPYVILIVGVNGVGKTTSIAKLAHNYNKAGKRVIIAAADTFRAAAVQQLQIWADRAGVPMVSQGQNADPASVVFDAVSSAAAKGADVVLVDTAGRLHNKAHLMEELAKIMRVAKKKVPDAPHEVLLVLDGTTGQNAVSQAKEFTKCVNVTGLIVTKLDGTAKGGIVLSISRELGLPVKYIGVGEKIDDLQIFDRGKFVGALLGK; encoded by the coding sequence ATGGGTTTCTTTGACAAGCTAAAATTATCACGGCTCAAGGAAGGATTGACAAAAACTCGTGAATCCATTCGTGAGAATATATCCAGGATCACCCAGGGAAGGACCGATATTGACGAGGAGTTTCTCGAAGAGCTTGAAAATATACTCATTGCAGCGGATGTAGGGGTCGAAACGACGCTCAGCATAGTTGATCGCATTACCGAAAAAGCGGAGAAGGAAACCTATCATTCTGAAGATGAGCTTAACGGGATGTTGATGCGGGTGATGGAGGAGATGCTGCTGGATACGTCTGAATCGCATCCTGTGGATTTTGATGCAGCCTTACCGGCAAAACCCTATGTAATTCTCATTGTCGGAGTCAACGGTGTAGGTAAAACAACCAGTATTGCAAAACTTGCTCATAACTATAATAAGGCAGGAAAAAGAGTTATCATCGCAGCAGCGGATACGTTTCGTGCGGCAGCGGTACAGCAGCTGCAGATATGGGCTGACAGGGCAGGGGTTCCGATGGTAAGCCAGGGACAAAATGCTGATCCGGCATCTGTTGTTTTTGATGCTGTCAGCTCTGCTGCTGCGAAGGGTGCCGATGTTGTGCTTGTTGATACGGCGGGCCGATTGCATAACAAGGCCCATCTCATGGAGGAACTCGCTAAAATCATGAGAGTGGCAAAAAAGAAAGTTCCGGATGCTCCTCATGAAGTGTTGCTGGTGCTTGACGGTACGACCGGTCAGAATGCTGTTTCGCAAGCCAAAGAATTTACAAAATGTGTCAATGTCACCGGTTTGATCGTTACCAAGCTCGATGGAACGGCAAAAGGCGGGATTGTGCTCTCGATATCCAGGGAGCTTGGGTTACCGGTAAAATATATCGGCGTTGGGGAAAAGATCGATGACCTTCAGATATTCGATCGAGGAAAATTTGTGGGAGCGTTGCTTGGGAAGTGA
- the thiL gene encoding thiamine-phosphate kinase, which produces MSFKPISDIGEFGLIERISSIVAPTCETKPRLLEGIGDDCAVYELSSSTVQVATTDLLLEQVHFDLLTTPLQHLGSKAISVNVSDICAMNAKPSYALVSIALPSKASVEFVETVYSGMSETATRYNTALAGGDTSASSGGIVISVMVAGEAEKERISYRKGAEPGNLICVTGSLGGAAAGLKVLMREKNIMLEHIKHGEKYDKDVMSNLEEYNDAIRQQLLPSARIDIVEFFHRHDITPTSMIDISDGLASDLAHICKRSGVGAHIEEGRIPILSQARHIADEFQDDAVNYALSGGEDYELLFTLKEEHFSAIASHPDITVIGKITPAEKGLLLSDIYGMNIDLKTIGGFNHFRKKAQG; this is translated from the coding sequence ATGTCTTTTAAACCTATTTCCGATATCGGTGAATTTGGCCTTATTGAACGCATATCCTCGATCGTTGCTCCAACCTGTGAAACCAAACCAAGACTTCTTGAAGGCATTGGAGACGATTGTGCCGTCTACGAGTTGTCTTCTTCGACTGTCCAGGTTGCAACCACGGATCTGTTGCTCGAACAGGTTCATTTCGATCTTTTGACAACCCCTCTTCAGCATCTTGGCAGCAAAGCGATCAGCGTCAACGTTTCGGACATCTGCGCAATGAATGCAAAGCCCAGCTATGCTCTGGTTTCGATCGCTCTTCCGTCGAAAGCATCGGTTGAATTTGTCGAGACCGTTTACAGCGGCATGAGCGAAACCGCTACACGCTACAACACAGCCCTGGCAGGTGGAGATACGTCAGCCTCTTCAGGAGGTATTGTCATATCCGTCATGGTTGCAGGAGAAGCGGAAAAAGAAAGAATATCCTACCGAAAAGGCGCCGAACCAGGAAACCTCATCTGTGTAACAGGCTCTCTTGGAGGTGCCGCTGCCGGCCTTAAAGTACTCATGCGTGAAAAAAACATCATGCTGGAACATATCAAGCATGGGGAAAAATACGATAAGGATGTCATGAGCAATCTCGAAGAGTACAATGATGCAATACGCCAACAGTTGCTCCCCTCGGCACGAATCGACATCGTAGAGTTCTTCCACCGGCACGACATCACGCCAACCTCGATGATAGACATATCGGACGGTTTAGCTTCCGACCTTGCCCATATCTGCAAACGCTCGGGAGTCGGAGCGCACATCGAAGAAGGCCGTATTCCCATTCTTTCCCAGGCCCGGCACATTGCCGACGAGTTCCAGGACGATGCCGTTAACTACGCATTGAGCGGAGGAGAAGACTACGAGCTTCTCTTCACTTTGAAAGAAGAACACTTTTCCGCAATCGCATCACATCCGGATATCACCGTTATCGGTAAAATCACCCCTGCAGAAAAAGGGCTGCTGCTTTCCGACATCTACGGTATGAACATCGACCTCAAAACCATTGGAGGATTCAACCATTTTCGGAAAAAAGCACAGGGCTGA
- a CDS encoding protein-L-isoaspartate(D-aspartate) O-methyltransferase has product MAEEQDARTYKKRRCEMVEQLRRYGINNSRVLDAFLSVERHLFFDLKDRDYAYDDCAFPIGCGQTISQPFTVAYMTSMLVERCSGGKVLEIGTGSGYQAAILDCIGYSVYTVERIPELFERSSGIFSLLGLNIRQRLGDGTLGWSDHAPYNGIIVTAGAPEPPHTLLAQLAGGGVMVIPVGNSAGQRMTVMTCRGGTFGREEFHTFVFVPLVGKEGWRDG; this is encoded by the coding sequence ATGGCTGAAGAACAGGATGCTCGTACCTATAAAAAGCGCCGTTGCGAGATGGTCGAGCAGTTGAGGCGCTATGGAATAAACAACTCCCGGGTTCTGGATGCTTTTCTCTCAGTCGAACGACATCTTTTTTTCGATCTGAAAGATCGGGATTATGCATACGACGACTGTGCCTTTCCAATCGGTTGCGGTCAGACCATTTCACAGCCTTTTACCGTGGCATATATGACTTCGATGCTGGTAGAGCGCTGTTCGGGGGGGAAAGTGCTTGAGATTGGTACAGGATCGGGGTACCAGGCAGCGATTCTCGATTGTATAGGATATTCCGTATATACTGTCGAGCGGATACCGGAGCTTTTCGAGCGGTCATCCGGGATATTCAGTCTGCTCGGTCTGAATATTCGACAACGCCTTGGCGATGGTACTCTTGGCTGGAGTGATCATGCTCCGTACAATGGGATCATTGTAACCGCCGGTGCTCCTGAACCACCGCATACGCTTCTGGCGCAGCTTGCTGGTGGAGGAGTTATGGTCATTCCCGTCGGAAACAGTGCAGGGCAAAGAATGACGGTGATGACTTGCAGAGGAGGCACATTCGGCCGTGAGGAGTTTCACACATTTGTCTTTGTTCCTCTGGTTGGTAAAGAGGGTTGGAGAGATGGATAG
- a CDS encoding GIY-YIG nuclease family protein, which yields MNLIFSTMPITCFGDSPRQGTYALFILLSKKLNLSFGRFLGGRKIPLDPGFYLYVGSALGNDPASMPLARRLVRHASRSSGKPPHKIRSQMIRFFKNNNLATSNLQPPTGKKLHWHIDYLLDNRYAQIINISIIRSPLRLESTVSDFAESLDETFIIAPKLGAGDTTRGTHLLGVRNPETCICAFEQKVTSYLQELKEHSSVIE from the coding sequence ATGAACCTCATCTTTTCAACCATGCCGATAACATGTTTCGGGGACAGTCCCCGACAGGGGACTTATGCACTTTTCATACTCCTTTCAAAGAAACTGAACCTCAGCTTCGGCAGATTTCTTGGAGGCAGAAAGATCCCTCTCGACCCAGGCTTCTATCTCTACGTAGGTTCCGCTCTTGGCAACGACCCGGCATCCATGCCACTGGCAAGGCGCCTTGTCCGTCACGCTTCCCGTTCCAGCGGCAAACCTCCTCATAAAATAAGGAGTCAGATGATCCGTTTTTTCAAGAACAACAACCTTGCCACATCTAATTTACAACCACCTACCGGTAAAAAACTTCATTGGCACATCGACTACCTGCTCGACAACAGATACGCCCAGATCATCAACATCTCTATCATCCGTTCTCCTCTCAGACTGGAAAGCACTGTCTCCGATTTTGCAGAGTCACTTGACGAAACGTTCATCATCGCACCAAAGCTTGGTGCGGGAGACACCACAAGAGGCACTCACCTTCTCGGAGTCAGAAACCCCGAGACCTGTATCTGCGCTTTCGAGCAGAAAGTAACGTCATACTTGCAAGAGCTGAAAGAACACTCATCCGTCATCGAGTAA
- the dnaB gene encoding replicative DNA helicase encodes MKQATARKHNKPRLDLSKDIDFSQESRIPPYSTEIEQEVLACILLEGEPIEQVIQIFGESGEKVFYEQRHQLIYKAMLSLYQKRQAIDIITVSEELSRMNELANVGGRQYLAELTNKVVSSANIEYYAKLAKEKYLYRKLISISSHISSASYSSTIDVFDLVELASQQFFSISQAGIKKKASNIKELLKNATRMLESLSSSQTSVTGTSSGFSELDDLTAGFQPSDLIIIAARPSAGKTAFSLALARNAAVDFDTPVLFFSLEMAEIQLAVRLMCAEAYVESQAVRTGRITPEMMGKIINSMDALADSKLFIDDTPGISIMELMAKARRMKQEHNIGMVVVDYLQLVTPVRDGKSNREQEIAQISRSLKALAKELNIPIISLAQLNRSVEQRSGDRRPQLSDLRESGSIEQDADVVMFLSRPEMYGKSTFDDGTSTKDIIEIIIGKQRNGPIGDIRLRFLKNYGRFLSTANVYSMDNYGEATSNGPENTTKPPPPQLQPPLPEPPSPPGSEGSSPDTFIAPDDAPF; translated from the coding sequence ATGAAGCAAGCAACGGCCAGAAAACATAACAAACCTCGGCTTGACCTGAGCAAGGATATCGATTTTTCGCAGGAAAGCAGGATCCCCCCTTACTCTACAGAAATAGAGCAGGAAGTATTGGCCTGTATTCTGCTTGAAGGAGAACCTATCGAACAGGTCATTCAGATTTTCGGTGAAAGTGGAGAAAAGGTGTTTTACGAGCAGCGTCATCAACTTATTTACAAGGCGATGCTTTCACTCTATCAGAAACGACAGGCCATAGACATCATTACCGTCAGCGAGGAACTATCCCGCATGAACGAACTTGCAAACGTCGGTGGCCGACAATACCTCGCAGAGCTCACCAACAAGGTTGTCAGTTCCGCAAACATCGAGTATTACGCCAAACTTGCCAAGGAAAAATACCTTTACCGGAAACTTATCTCTATTTCATCTCATATATCCAGTGCATCGTACAGCTCCACCATAGATGTTTTCGATCTCGTTGAACTTGCATCACAGCAGTTCTTCAGCATATCCCAGGCCGGCATAAAGAAAAAAGCCTCGAATATCAAGGAATTGCTGAAAAACGCAACAAGGATGCTCGAGTCCCTAAGTTCATCACAGACTTCGGTAACCGGAACGTCATCTGGTTTTTCAGAACTCGATGATCTGACCGCAGGCTTCCAGCCATCGGATCTTATCATCATAGCCGCACGCCCCTCTGCTGGCAAAACAGCATTTTCCCTGGCCCTTGCCAGAAATGCTGCAGTTGATTTCGACACCCCAGTATTGTTCTTCAGCCTTGAAATGGCTGAAATTCAGCTTGCCGTAAGGCTCATGTGCGCTGAAGCCTATGTTGAATCGCAGGCAGTCAGAACAGGTAGAATAACCCCTGAAATGATGGGCAAGATCATCAACAGTATGGACGCCCTTGCCGACTCCAAACTCTTTATCGACGATACACCTGGCATCTCGATCATGGAGCTTATGGCAAAAGCCAGAAGGATGAAGCAGGAACACAACATCGGTATGGTTGTCGTCGATTATCTTCAGCTGGTTACTCCTGTCCGGGATGGTAAATCAAATCGTGAACAGGAAATAGCCCAGATTTCACGATCTCTTAAAGCTCTTGCCAAGGAGCTTAACATTCCGATCATCTCACTTGCCCAGCTTAACCGCTCGGTTGAACAGCGTTCAGGGGACAGACGCCCTCAGTTAAGTGACCTCAGAGAATCGGGCTCCATAGAACAGGATGCAGATGTGGTCATGTTTTTATCCCGACCGGAAATGTATGGCAAAAGCACCTTCGACGATGGTACATCAACGAAAGATATCATCGAAATTATCATTGGCAAGCAGAGAAATGGTCCGATTGGAGACATTCGACTCCGGTTCCTGAAAAACTACGGCCGCTTTCTTTCCACAGCAAACGTTTACAGCATGGACAATTATGGAGAAGCGACCTCCAATGGGCCGGAGAACACGACGAAACCGCCGCCTCCACAACTACAGCCTCCGTTGCCGGAACCGCCATCTCCACCAGGCTCAGAAGGCTCGTCGCCAGACACATTTATTGCACCTGACGATGCACCGTTCTGA
- the ptsP gene encoding phosphoenolpyruvate--protein phosphotransferase, with translation MNDQQHLPDNQSQEHVFHGIGASKGIAIGPAYLFVHKEIENSYDKLEPEKLEHEIEKFLEALQRSEKELEKIERVTTQKLGQAYSDLFRAQIMLLHDQVLIESIIRRIRDEKKPAQLVIDEEFDNYLEHFKKSSELLFQERAQDLVDIKNRIIRNLHNQKLQSKIPEGMIIVSTCLSPADIILFSRNNVKGFVTETGGITSHISLICKSLNIPIIVGLSNFTQKISMGTPLVINGGDGTAIAYPDEGTVRNYMDKMTEESKIEAVASKLANAPAVTKCGIRLHFYSNIDVKEEIPSIRSAGAEGVGLFRSENLFIDNTKPPRETEQTEYYREMAEALNPEPLVIRLFDIGGDKLIYSPISEPNPNLGWRGIRILIDVPEILDAQLRAILKANGSENIQILLPMISSLDEIMAIRDTLEKHVTELDKSEIRFTKPELGAMIEIPAAVEIIDEITKAVDFISIGTNDLTQYTLAVDRNNEIVQDLFDKFHPAILRQLHRIITTACSNNCRVSLCGDMGSDPLALPFLVGCGLKEFSVVSADIPQLKALARRFTVDETRELVKDCLSLPTASKIKDRLKKFQANLTVTQAEETGDK, from the coding sequence ATGAACGACCAACAACACCTCCCGGACAATCAGTCGCAAGAACATGTATTTCACGGTATCGGAGCCTCGAAAGGCATTGCTATCGGACCTGCCTATCTTTTTGTTCACAAAGAGATTGAGAACTCTTATGACAAACTGGAACCGGAAAAATTAGAACATGAAATAGAAAAGTTTCTTGAGGCGCTGCAGCGATCAGAAAAAGAACTGGAAAAAATCGAACGGGTCACAACACAAAAACTTGGGCAGGCATATTCAGATCTTTTTCGGGCACAGATCATGTTGCTTCACGATCAGGTATTGATAGAAAGTATTATCAGGCGAATCCGTGATGAGAAGAAACCGGCACAATTGGTCATTGACGAAGAGTTTGATAATTACCTTGAGCATTTCAAAAAATCATCTGAATTGCTGTTTCAGGAAAGGGCCCAGGATCTTGTCGACATTAAAAACCGGATTATCAGAAACCTTCACAACCAAAAACTGCAATCGAAGATACCCGAAGGCATGATCATAGTCTCTACTTGCCTTTCTCCTGCCGATATCATTTTGTTCAGCAGAAACAACGTCAAAGGATTCGTCACCGAAACAGGAGGCATAACATCCCACATTTCTCTTATCTGTAAATCACTGAATATCCCGATCATCGTCGGACTCAGCAATTTCACCCAAAAGATATCTATGGGAACCCCTCTTGTTATCAATGGTGGTGATGGAACAGCGATCGCTTACCCTGATGAGGGCACTGTCAGAAATTATATGGATAAAATGACAGAAGAATCGAAAATAGAAGCTGTTGCCAGCAAACTTGCAAACGCTCCTGCTGTAACGAAATGTGGCATAAGGTTACATTTTTATTCAAATATCGACGTCAAGGAGGAAATCCCATCCATACGTTCTGCCGGTGCTGAAGGGGTGGGACTTTTCAGAAGCGAAAACCTCTTTATCGATAACACCAAACCGCCAAGGGAAACAGAACAAACCGAATACTACAGGGAAATGGCCGAAGCCCTTAACCCTGAACCGCTTGTCATACGCCTGTTTGACATTGGGGGGGATAAACTGATCTACTCCCCGATCAGCGAACCCAACCCGAACCTTGGCTGGAGAGGCATACGAATATTGATAGACGTACCGGAAATCCTTGACGCTCAGCTCCGAGCCATTTTAAAAGCCAACGGATCGGAAAACATACAGATTCTACTACCCATGATCTCTTCACTTGACGAAATCATGGCTATACGGGACACACTCGAAAAACATGTCACAGAGCTTGATAAATCCGAGATCCGTTTCACGAAACCCGAACTCGGTGCCATGATTGAAATACCTGCAGCGGTAGAAATCATCGATGAAATCACCAAAGCCGTCGATTTTATCAGCATAGGCACAAACGACCTGACACAATACACACTAGCCGTAGACAGAAACAACGAAATCGTTCAGGATCTTTTCGATAAATTTCATCCGGCAATACTTCGGCAGTTGCACAGGATTATCACTACCGCATGCAGCAATAACTGTCGTGTATCACTCTGCGGCGACATGGGCTCGGACCCCCTTGCACTGCCGTTCCTGGTTGGGTGCGGCTTGAAAGAGTTCAGCGTCGTAAGTGCCGATATTCCTCAGTTAAAAGCATTGGCCCGTCGTTTTACCGTCGATGAAACGAGAGAACTCGTCAAAGATTGCCTCAGCTTGCCAACAGCATCGAAAATAAAAGACAGACTGAAAAAATTCCAGGCTAACCTTACGGTTACGCAGGCAGAAGAAACAGGTGACAAATAA
- a CDS encoding peptidylprolyl isomerase, which produces MGVITGIREKLHFVLYALVAAFIALIVFEWGMNFNGFSGGGALAGKVNGKPIEYRHYERVYESLVDNFRSQALQAELTDAVERELRQRAWDIVVNQIILEEQLEKYNIRVSDEEVVAAVESDNPPMVIVQNFFDQETGSIDREKLEKARMAPENKEIWIRIEDIIRGELVEKKLQQTLNRMVRVSDAELEAVVDRELGSFSASFIPVPYSMAGNDTLFTVTDKEVEDYYNENREMFRQEPTRALDYAVFSAVPSSRDSMSVKNELESLAVNFAEADDDSAFVNLQSDRSDAFDKRYSRADFSVEAGDYVFDESRLEAGGIIGPVADRNAYRLIKVKDVSNGEPVARASHILIPFEEGDATGEAAARETAAVILQDIRAGKRFADLAEQYSQDEGSSSQGGDLGWFARNTMVPEFDEAVFGATTGSLIGPVETRYGLHIISVTGRDTKTITCSEIVRNIRPSDATLENARRKAAEFQIEAEENGFDRAAETLGIDQHTTGYVTKTDMIPEIGYNNTITRFAFTSSKGAVSDVIQTDSGFLVMQVSGNNDSGYRKLDEELQGVIRSELLTRKKGEALDQKLSALLEEKNGNLDAVAGALDGVSVVTAENIRFNEQEIPGYGRDIRLMEAIIGMEPGSVSKPVAISDGRALILLHKKTYEKNDLESRKNMLRAMLEQVKEERFVQDYFAAERRAATIEDLRGF; this is translated from the coding sequence ATGGGAGTTATAACAGGGATAAGGGAGAAGCTGCATTTTGTTCTTTACGCGTTAGTGGCAGCATTTATTGCCCTTATTGTGTTTGAATGGGGGATGAATTTTAACGGTTTTTCCGGAGGAGGAGCTCTGGCGGGCAAGGTTAATGGAAAACCGATCGAATATCGGCATTATGAAAGAGTGTATGAGAGTCTTGTTGATAATTTCAGGAGTCAGGCATTGCAGGCAGAGCTTACCGATGCTGTCGAAAGAGAGCTGCGCCAAAGGGCCTGGGATATTGTTGTCAACCAGATCATTCTCGAAGAGCAATTGGAGAAATACAATATTCGTGTCAGCGATGAAGAAGTCGTTGCAGCAGTCGAGAGTGACAACCCTCCGATGGTTATCGTTCAGAATTTTTTCGATCAGGAAACCGGTTCAATCGATCGCGAAAAACTTGAAAAAGCAAGGATGGCACCGGAAAACAAAGAGATCTGGATAAGGATCGAAGATATTATCAGGGGAGAGTTGGTGGAAAAGAAACTCCAGCAAACCCTCAATAGAATGGTGCGGGTTTCCGATGCAGAACTCGAGGCTGTTGTTGATCGGGAGTTGGGCTCATTTTCGGCATCTTTCATCCCAGTTCCCTATAGCATGGCCGGTAATGACACGCTTTTTACGGTTACCGATAAGGAGGTTGAAGACTATTACAATGAAAATCGGGAAATGTTTCGCCAGGAACCAACAAGAGCCCTGGATTATGCTGTTTTTTCAGCAGTTCCCTCGAGTCGTGACAGTATGTCAGTCAAAAACGAACTCGAATCGCTTGCTGTGAATTTTGCTGAAGCCGATGACGACAGTGCATTTGTGAATCTTCAAAGTGACCGATCCGATGCGTTTGACAAAAGGTATTCCCGAGCGGATTTTTCGGTAGAAGCTGGGGATTATGTCTTTGATGAAAGCCGTCTCGAAGCAGGTGGGATAATCGGTCCGGTTGCAGATCGTAACGCTTACCGACTGATAAAGGTTAAGGATGTTTCCAATGGTGAGCCTGTTGCCAGAGCCTCGCATATTCTGATTCCTTTCGAGGAGGGAGATGCTACGGGTGAAGCTGCAGCTCGCGAAACCGCTGCCGTGATACTGCAGGATATACGTGCAGGGAAAAGATTTGCCGATCTTGCCGAACAGTATTCACAAGATGAAGGTTCGTCATCTCAGGGCGGGGATCTCGGTTGGTTTGCCAGAAATACCATGGTGCCCGAGTTTGATGAAGCAGTTTTTGGTGCAACTACGGGCTCTCTTATCGGACCTGTTGAAACCAGGTATGGCCTCCACATTATCAGTGTTACCGGTAGAGATACGAAAACAATTACCTGTTCTGAAATTGTCAGGAACATCAGGCCTTCGGACGCTACTCTTGAAAATGCACGGCGCAAGGCTGCGGAATTCCAGATAGAGGCGGAAGAGAACGGTTTTGATCGGGCTGCCGAGACGCTCGGGATTGACCAGCATACAACCGGCTATGTTACAAAAACAGATATGATTCCGGAGATAGGTTATAATAACACCATTACAAGATTTGCATTCACTTCTTCAAAGGGGGCTGTTTCGGATGTCATTCAGACTGATTCCGGCTTTCTGGTTATGCAGGTTTCAGGAAACAATGATTCAGGATATAGAAAACTGGATGAGGAACTGCAGGGCGTCATTCGTTCCGAGCTATTGACAAGAAAAAAAGGTGAAGCTCTCGATCAAAAGCTTTCCGCTTTACTCGAAGAAAAAAACGGTAACCTCGATGCTGTTGCCGGAGCTCTTGATGGTGTATCGGTTGTCACAGCTGAGAATATTCGTTTCAATGAACAAGAGATTCCCGGTTATGGCAGGGATATCCGGTTGATGGAAGCCATAATCGGTATGGAACCAGGAAGTGTGTCGAAACCTGTAGCGATTTCCGACGGGAGAGCATTGATTCTGCTTCATAAAAAGACCTATGAAAAGAATGATCTGGAGTCCAGGAAAAACATGCTGCGCGCCATGCTCGAGCAGGTAAAGGAAGAGCGGTTTGTACAAGATTATTTTGCTGCTGAACGCCGTGCTGCAACCATCGAAGATCTGCGAGGGTTTTAG
- a CDS encoding TrpB-like pyridoxal phosphate-dependent enzyme, with amino-acid sequence MSSETTKILLHEDEMPRQWYNIQADLPTPLPLPLGMDGKPIKPEDLSPVFPMNIIEQELSTERWITIPEEVREILSLWRPSPLYRAKRLEKALGTPAKIYYKNEGVSPAGSHKPNTAVAQAYYNREFGIKYLTTETGAGQWGSALAMSCKLIGIECKVYMVRISFDHKPFRKIMMKTWGADCIPSPSDTTEIGRKILSEQPDTPGSLGIAISEAIEEAVQRDDTRYSLGSVLNHVMLHQTVIGLEAKKQFEKINTYPDIVIGCAGGGSNFAGISFPFIHDKINGKDLRIVATEPEACPTLTRGPYIYDSGDVAKMTPLLAMHSLGHGFIPPAIHAGGLRYHGMAPLVSHVLQHGLIEANSLPQTECYNAALLFAHTEGFIPAPETSHAIAQTIREANLAREEGKEKVILMNWSGHGLMDLQGYDAFMSGKLEDYPLPDELLQQSLAAVKDHPKP; translated from the coding sequence ATGAGTTCAGAGACAACCAAGATCCTCCTGCATGAGGATGAAATGCCTCGGCAGTGGTACAACATCCAGGCAGACCTTCCAACCCCCTTGCCACTTCCTCTTGGAATGGACGGTAAGCCGATCAAACCCGAAGACCTTTCACCGGTCTTTCCCATGAACATCATAGAACAGGAACTGAGCACCGAACGCTGGATCACCATCCCCGAGGAGGTACGGGAGATCCTCTCACTCTGGCGACCATCTCCGCTTTACCGGGCAAAGAGGCTTGAAAAAGCACTTGGAACCCCTGCCAAAATCTATTATAAAAACGAAGGCGTCTCACCCGCAGGTAGCCATAAACCGAATACCGCTGTTGCGCAGGCATATTATAACCGGGAATTCGGTATCAAGTACCTGACAACCGAAACCGGTGCCGGGCAATGGGGTAGCGCCTTGGCCATGAGCTGCAAACTTATCGGTATCGAGTGTAAGGTATATATGGTCCGGATCAGTTTTGACCACAAGCCTTTCAGAAAAATCATGATGAAAACCTGGGGCGCAGACTGTATCCCGAGCCCAAGTGACACAACCGAAATCGGTCGAAAAATACTTTCTGAACAGCCCGACACACCAGGAAGCCTCGGTATAGCCATCAGTGAAGCGATTGAAGAAGCTGTCCAGCGCGATGATACCCGTTATTCGTTAGGAAGTGTACTGAATCACGTAATGTTGCACCAGACAGTAATCGGTCTCGAAGCGAAAAAGCAGTTCGAAAAAATAAACACCTATCCCGACATCGTCATAGGGTGTGCCGGCGGCGGCTCTAACTTCGCAGGCATCAGTTTTCCATTCATTCATGACAAAATCAACGGAAAAGACCTTCGTATCGTCGCCACCGAACCCGAAGCCTGCCCGACCCTGACGAGAGGTCCCTATATATACGACTCCGGCGATGTCGCGAAAATGACACCTCTTTTGGCGATGCACAGTTTGGGGCACGGGTTCATTCCTCCGGCAATTCACGCCGGCGGCCTGCGCTATCACGGAATGGCTCCGCTGGTAAGCCACGTTCTGCAGCATGGCCTCATCGAAGCGAATTCCTTACCGCAGACAGAGTGTTATAACGCCGCGCTGCTCTTTGCACATACCGAAGGCTTCATTCCCGCTCCGGAAACCTCACATGCAATAGCCCAGACAATTCGCGAAGCAAACCTGGCGCGTGAAGAAGGAAAAGAAAAAGTCATCCTGATGAACTGGTCGGGCCATGGCCTTATGGATCTTCAGGGATACGATGCGTTCATGTCCGGAAAACTCGAAGACTATCCGTTGCCGGACGAACTGCTCCAGCAGTCGCTCGCAGCCGTCAAGGATCATCCGAAACCTTAG